Proteins from a single region of Campylobacter sputorum:
- a CDS encoding argininosuccinate synthase: MSKNIKKVVLAYSGGLDTSIILKWLGDNYGCEVVTFTADIGQKENLEPIKNKAMKLGIKHENIFIEDLREEFVKEYVFPMFRANTVYEGEYLLGTSIARPLITKKLIEIAKKTGADAISHGATGKGNDQVRFELGAYALNPDIKIIAPWREWDLNSREKLLDYAQKNGIDISKKPGKSPYSMDANLLHISYEGLVLENPAAKPEDDMWRWTNSPKDAPNESEIITIEYQNGDPIAVNGKKMKAYEILETLNELGAKHGIGRLDLVENRYVGMKSRGCYETPGGTIMLKAHRAIESLTLDRGAAHLKDEIMPKYAELIYNGYWFSPERKMLQALINESQKHVNGVVKLELYKGNVTIIGRESKNDSLFNTEFSTFEEDAVFDQKDANGFIKLNALRFIIAGKNGRQI; encoded by the coding sequence ATGTCAAAAAATATTAAAAAAGTAGTTTTAGCTTATTCTGGAGGACTTGATACTAGCATTATTTTAAAATGGCTAGGCGATAATTATGGATGTGAAGTTGTTACTTTTACAGCAGATATAGGGCAAAAAGAGAATTTAGAGCCTATAAAAAATAAAGCTATGAAACTTGGCATAAAACATGAAAATATTTTTATCGAAGATTTAAGGGAAGAATTTGTAAAAGAATATGTATTTCCAATGTTTAGAGCAAATACAGTTTATGAGGGCGAATACCTACTTGGAACATCAATTGCTAGACCTCTTATTACAAAAAAACTAATAGAAATAGCAAAAAAAACAGGAGCTGATGCAATAAGTCATGGTGCAACTGGAAAAGGAAATGATCAGGTTAGATTTGAACTTGGTGCGTATGCACTAAATCCTGATATCAAAATAATTGCTCCATGGAGAGAGTGGGATTTAAATAGTCGTGAAAAGCTTCTTGATTATGCACAAAAAAATGGCATAGATATAAGCAAAAAACCAGGAAAATCTCCATATTCAATGGATGCAAATTTACTTCACATATCTTATGAAGGCCTTGTTTTAGAAAATCCTGCTGCAAAACCAGAAGATGATATGTGGAGATGGACAAATAGTCCAAAAGACGCTCCAAATGAAAGTGAAATTATAACAATAGAATATCAAAATGGCGATCCTATTGCAGTCAATGGCAAAAAAATGAAAGCATATGAAATTTTAGAAACATTAAACGAACTTGGTGCTAAACATGGAATTGGCAGACTTGATTTAGTTGAAAATAGATATGTTGGCATGAAATCAAGAGGTTGTTACGAAACACCAGGTGGCACAATTATGCTAAAAGCCCATAGGGCCATTGAAAGTCTTACTTTAGATAGAGGTGCGGCTCATCTAAAAGATGAAATAATGCCAAAATATGCAGAACTTATTTACAATGGTTATTGGTTTTCACCAGAAAGAAAAATGCTTCAAGCACTTATAAACGAAAGTCAAAAACATGTAAATGGTGTCGTAAAGCTTGAATTATATAAAGGAAATGTTACCATAATAGGAAGAGAAAGCAAAAATGATAGCTTATTTAATACAGAATTTTCAACTTTTGAAGAAGATGCTGTTTTTGATCAAAAAGATGCAAATGGATTTATAAAACTAAACGCTTTGAGATTTATAATAGCTGGAAAAAACGGAAGACAAATTTAA
- the rplI gene encoding 50S ribosomal protein L9: MKVLLIKDVKSLGKAGEIKEVKDGYGNNFLIAKGFAKAATTEVLRKYESDQKRKAEELRYEIESANKLKDEIEKITLTIKKSIGENGSLFGSVTKDEIANELYEQHKYKIDKKSFDISEHIKSTGIYDIKVKLGNSISANLKVNVEGE; encoded by the coding sequence ATGAAAGTTTTATTGATAAAAGATGTAAAATCTCTTGGAAAAGCAGGAGAAATAAAAGAAGTAAAAGATGGATATGGTAATAATTTTTTGATAGCAAAAGGTTTTGCAAAAGCTGCAACCACAGAAGTTTTAAGAAAATATGAATCTGATCAAAAAAGAAAAGCAGAAGAATTAAGATACGAGATTGAAAGTGCTAACAAACTAAAAGATGAGATTGAAAAAATCACACTAACTATAAAAAAATCTATTGGAGAAAATGGGTCTTTATTTGGCTCTGTTACAAAAGATGAGATAGCAAATGAACTTTATGAACAACATAAATACAAAATAGATAAAAAAAGTTTTGATATAAGTGAGCACATAAAAAGCACTGGAATTTATGATATAAAAGTAAAATTAGGCAATTCTATAAGTGCAAATTTAAAAGTAAATGTGGAGGGCGAATAG
- the hslV gene encoding ATP-dependent protease subunit HslV produces the protein MFHATTILAYKGKNCSVVGGDGQVTFGNTVLKGSATKIRQIGKNKSVLAGFAGSTADAFNLFDMFEQCLDSAKGELEKAVINFSKEWRKDKYLRKLEAMMLVVDRKNIFLLSGNGDVVVPDDDKLAAIGSGGNYALSAARALDKFANLSEEELVKESLKIAGEICIYTNNNIKTFTIKDEK, from the coding sequence GTGTTTCACGCTACAACAATACTTGCTTATAAAGGTAAAAATTGCTCAGTTGTTGGAGGAGATGGGCAAGTTACATTTGGAAATACGGTTTTAAAAGGTAGTGCTACAAAAATAAGACAAATAGGCAAAAACAAAAGCGTTCTTGCTGGATTTGCCGGAAGCACTGCTGATGCTTTTAATCTTTTTGATATGTTTGAACAATGCTTAGACTCAGCAAAAGGTGAACTTGAAAAAGCTGTAATAAATTTTAGTAAAGAGTGGAGAAAAGATAAATATCTTAGAAAATTAGAAGCTATGATGCTTGTAGTTGATAGAAAAAACATATTTTTACTAAGTGGAAACGGAGATGTTGTAGTTCCTGATGATGATAAATTAGCAGCTATAGGAAGCGGTGGAAATTATGCACTTTCCGCTGCTAGAGCCTTAGATAAATTTGCAAATTTAAGCGAGGAAGAACTTGTAAAAGAAAGCCTAAAAATAGCTGGAGAAATTTGCATTTATACAAACAATAACATTAAAACTTTTACAATCAAGGATGAAAAATAA
- the hslU gene encoding HslU--HslV peptidase ATPase subunit, with protein MIYTPKQTVEFLDQYIIGQKNAKKTIAVALRNRYRRMQLPKELQDDIIPKNILMIGSTGVGKTEIARRLSKMLALPFIKIEASKYTEVGFVGRDVESMVRDLAAAAVNLVKHEHIEKNADKIREYIENKIIEKLLPPLPKGASEEKQNDYKISYNKMLEKFKNGKLDDLDIQIEVSESTVQSDASLPPEMASIQENFIKVIGISSKKVKKDMKVKDAKIALKNEASDKILDMESIKIEAIKRAANEGIIFIDEIDKVAVSSSNSNRQDPSKEGVQRDLLPIVEGSSVNTKFGVLNTDHILFIAAGAFHISKPSDLIPELQGRFPLRVELDSLDEDALYDILTKPKNSLLKQYISLLKTEDVELKFDDDAIKAIAKIAANANNKIEDIGARRLHTVIEKVLEDISFEADEYKGKSVIITKEMVEEKLQDICENEDLARYIL; from the coding sequence ATGATTTACACGCCAAAGCAAACTGTTGAGTTTTTGGATCAATACATAATCGGACAAAAAAATGCGAAAAAAACCATAGCAGTTGCACTTAGAAACAGATATAGGAGAATGCAACTTCCAAAAGAACTTCAAGATGATATAATCCCAAAAAATATACTCATGATAGGCTCAACCGGGGTAGGAAAAACCGAAATTGCAAGAAGATTATCAAAAATGTTAGCTCTGCCTTTTATAAAAATAGAAGCCAGTAAATACACTGAAGTTGGTTTTGTAGGTAGAGATGTGGAATCTATGGTAAGGGATTTAGCAGCCGCAGCAGTAAATTTAGTAAAACATGAACATATAGAAAAAAATGCCGATAAGATAAGAGAATATATAGAAAATAAAATCATAGAAAAACTTCTTCCGCCACTTCCAAAAGGAGCTAGCGAAGAAAAACAAAATGATTATAAAATAAGCTATAACAAAATGCTTGAAAAATTTAAAAACGGAAAACTCGATGATTTAGATATACAAATAGAAGTTAGTGAAAGCACAGTTCAATCAGATGCGTCTCTTCCACCAGAAATGGCATCAATCCAAGAAAATTTTATAAAAGTTATAGGAATAAGCAGTAAAAAAGTTAAAAAAGATATGAAAGTAAAGGATGCTAAAATAGCTCTTAAAAACGAGGCTAGCGATAAAATACTAGATATGGAAAGCATAAAAATAGAAGCTATAAAAAGAGCGGCAAACGAAGGCATTATATTTATAGATGAGATAGATAAAGTAGCAGTTTCAAGCTCAAATTCAAATCGTCAAGATCCAAGCAAAGAAGGTGTTCAAAGAGATTTACTACCTATAGTTGAAGGTTCTAGTGTAAATACCAAATTTGGCGTTTTAAATACTGATCATATACTTTTTATAGCTGCTGGAGCATTTCATATAAGCAAGCCAAGTGATTTAATACCTGAACTTCAAGGCAGATTTCCGCTTAGAGTAGAACTCGATAGCCTAGATGAAGACGCACTTTATGACATATTAACAAAACCAAAAAATTCTCTTTTAAAACAATACATTTCACTTTTAAAAACAGAAGATGTTGAGCTTAAATTTGACGATGATGCCATAAAAGCTATAGCAAAAATAGCAGCAAATGCAAATAACAAAATAGAAGATATCGGAGCAAGAAGATTACATACTGTTATAGAAAAAGTTCTTGAGGATATAAGCTTTGAAGCTGATGAATACAAAGGGAAATCAGTTATCATAACAAAAGAAATGGTAGAAGAAAAACTGCAAGATATTTGTGAAAATGAAGATTTGGCAAGGTATATACTTTGA
- the era gene encoding GTPase Era, translating to MKSGFVSLVGRTNSGKSSLLNYLLNEKIAMVSHKINATRRKISGIVMHEDNQIIFTDTPGLHESNKTLNSFMIDEAKKMIGDCDLIVFLACIHDSLQNYEKFLSLERKNPHILLLTKIDESDDKKILHKITEYQKYQNEFLSLIPINTKKQIFKKLILDEICKFLPTHEYYYDPQIISTNNQKDIIRDLILEAVYENVSDEVPYCSDVKIDKIIEKNDITEIYATIYTDTKSHKSILIGKNGETSKRIGITSRKTISNFLQKKVFINIKIDIIKNWTKDLNLIKNLNN from the coding sequence TTGAAAAGCGGTTTTGTAAGCTTAGTTGGCAGAACAAATTCTGGTAAAAGTAGCCTGCTTAACTATCTTTTAAACGAGAAAATCGCTATGGTTTCTCATAAAATAAATGCAACAAGACGCAAAATAAGTGGAATTGTGATGCACGAAGATAATCAAATCATTTTCACAGACACTCCAGGACTTCATGAAAGCAACAAAACACTAAATTCTTTTATGATAGATGAAGCTAAAAAAATGATAGGTGATTGTGATTTGATAGTTTTTCTTGCTTGTATTCATGATTCATTGCAAAACTATGAAAAGTTTTTATCGCTTGAGAGAAAAAATCCGCATATATTATTATTAACCAAAATAGACGAATCTGATGATAAAAAGATATTGCATAAAATAACAGAATATCAAAAATACCAAAATGAATTTTTATCTCTAATCCCGATTAATACAAAAAAGCAAATTTTTAAAAAATTGATACTAGATGAGATATGCAAATTTCTGCCAACTCACGAATATTATTATGATCCGCAAATAATTAGCACAAATAACCAAAAAGATATTATAAGAGATCTTATTTTAGAAGCTGTGTATGAAAATGTAAGTGATGAAGTGCCTTATTGTAGCGATGTAAAGATTGATAAGATTATAGAAAAAAACGATATAACTGAAATTTATGCCACCATATACACTGATACAAAAAGCCATAAATCCATATTAATTGGTAAAAATGGCGAAACTTCAAAGCGTATAGGAATAACATCAAGAAAGACAATATCTAACTTTTTACAAAAAAAAGTGTTCATAAATATAAAGATAGATATCATAAAAAACTGGACAAAAGATTTAAATTTAATAAAAAATTTAAATAATTAG
- the pilO gene encoding type 4a pilus biogenesis protein PilO — protein sequence MNKISYIDKIDNYFSLKTKNETSLIFMGIFSIVAFIFYILLFDPSIYEIEDAQKNYNITYKNLTDTNQYLQSVSQNNDDNFLVNQKIAALNNSKQNLQSIKDANKYFDDKLTQLSYLLFNEQNWAIFLNTISNLANENNIKIQKIKNEFKILTPQKIQQALNISIDLEGKFDNILEFINSIEESKLIVDIHKMDIVATQNSLIGKIDISVWGVKY from the coding sequence GTGAATAAAATATCATATATAGATAAGATTGATAACTATTTTTCTCTAAAAACAAAAAACGAAACTTCTTTGATATTTATGGGAATTTTTTCAATTGTTGCTTTTATTTTTTATATATTGCTTTTCGATCCTTCTATCTATGAAATAGAAGATGCTCAAAAAAACTATAATATTACATACAAAAACCTAACAGATACAAATCAATACCTGCAAAGCGTTTCTCAAAACAATGATGATAATTTTTTAGTAAATCAAAAAATAGCGGCTCTTAATAACTCAAAACAAAATTTGCAAAGCATAAAAGATGCAAACAAATATTTTGACGATAAATTAACACAATTATCTTATCTACTATTTAATGAACAAAATTGGGCTATATTTTTAAACACAATCTCAAATTTAGCAAATGAAAACAATATAAAAATACAAAAAATAAAAAATGAATTTAAAATACTAACTCCGCAAAAAATACAACAAGCTTTAAATATAAGTATAGATTTAGAAGGTAAATTTGATAATATTTTAGAGTTTATAAATTCTATAGAAGAATCAAAACTTATAGTAGATATTCATAAAATGGATATAGTAGCTACACAAAATAGTCTTATTGGCAAGATAGATATTTCTGTATGGGGAGTAAAATATTAA
- the mshL gene encoding pilus (MSHA type) biogenesis protein MshL, with protein MSLYQIIKKNKLIYIVCVLLMATSLYANCENRLFNLKVSQKVTLNEILNQFSDMCNFSIITKDQNATMLLNNEVSSINIKNLKLDQIFNLLLAEKNINYNFDKNILKISSLDTKTFKIDYITSIREGTAVIKASVDSAPVEVGEEDNLNHSNNNNLENLDNSIKTTEKFDFWANLQAELLAVLNNGSESIKAPMPIINQNAGLITVTGTKSQLDRIEEYIKLMQQRLKKQVILDVNIISVELENEYKKGVDWSKFQIGFNSYLGNDPTKPSGYTWGNRNERSVITKGPKYDNGILSEAGTWAWDTFPGLKSSQSNGAWRIGANVNFNLDGVLNFLETKGRTKVVSSPKVMTLNNQQALITVGDNINYRVQEESTNDNTIGGRTNFTWKQYSVFIGILLNILPSISDDDKIMLRINPSLSNFKYDQDNAYQGNLEPRVIAPDTLQKKLSTVVQVNNGDTVIIGGLIGETKGKDNTKVPFLGDLPYIGNLFSSTRDKVSTTELIFLVTPRIIETTSTPVQETVRELGFSKSLINQ; from the coding sequence ATGTCATTATATCAGATAATTAAAAAAAATAAATTGATATATATAGTTTGCGTTTTACTTATGGCAACTTCATTATATGCAAATTGCGAAAATAGACTTTTTAACCTAAAGGTAAGTCAAAAAGTAACATTAAATGAAATTTTAAATCAATTTTCAGATATGTGTAATTTTAGCATAATCACAAAAGACCAGAATGCAACTATGCTACTAAATAACGAAGTTTCTAGTATAAATATAAAAAATTTAAAACTAGATCAAATTTTTAATTTACTTCTTGCAGAAAAAAACATTAATTATAATTTTGATAAAAATATTTTAAAAATTTCATCACTAGATACAAAAACATTCAAAATAGACTACATCACCTCAATAAGAGAAGGAACTGCTGTTATAAAAGCTTCTGTTGACTCAGCTCCAGTTGAAGTTGGAGAAGAAGATAATCTTAATCATAGTAATAATAATAACTTAGAAAACCTAGATAACTCTATAAAAACAACAGAAAAATTTGATTTTTGGGCAAATTTACAAGCTGAGCTTTTAGCTGTTTTAAATAATGGATCAGAAAGTATAAAAGCACCAATGCCTATTATAAATCAAAATGCGGGACTCATAACCGTAACTGGCACAAAATCTCAACTAGATAGAATAGAAGAGTATATAAAACTTATGCAACAAAGACTCAAAAAACAAGTCATATTAGATGTTAATATTATATCTGTTGAGCTAGAAAATGAGTATAAAAAAGGAGTTGATTGGAGTAAATTTCAAATAGGATTTAATTCATATTTAGGAAATGATCCAACAAAACCAAGCGGATACACTTGGGGAAATAGAAATGAAAGATCGGTTATAACAAAAGGACCAAAATATGACAATGGTATATTAAGCGAAGCTGGAACTTGGGCATGGGACACATTTCCTGGTTTAAAATCTAGTCAATCAAATGGTGCTTGGCGAATAGGTGCAAATGTAAATTTTAACCTTGATGGCGTTTTAAATTTCCTAGAAACAAAAGGAAGAACAAAAGTAGTATCAAGTCCAAAAGTTATGACTCTAAATAATCAACAAGCTTTGATAACAGTTGGAGATAATATAAATTATAGAGTTCAAGAAGAATCAACAAACGATAATACTATAGGCGGAAGAACTAATTTTACTTGGAAGCAGTATTCTGTTTTTATAGGAATTTTGTTAAATATTTTACCTTCTATTAGCGATGATGATAAAATAATGCTTAGGATAAACCCATCTTTAAGTAACTTTAAATACGACCAAGATAACGCATATCAAGGCAATTTAGAACCTAGAGTTATAGCTCCAGATACATTACAAAAAAAGCTTTCTACTGTAGTTCAGGTAAATAATGGCGATACAGTTATCATAGGTGGTCTTATAGGAGAAACTAAAGGTAAAGATAATACAAAAGTTCCTTTTTTAGGTGATTTACCATATATAGGAAATCTTTTTAGTAGCACAAGAGATAAAGTTAGCACAACTGAGTTAATATTTTTAGTTACACCAAGAATCATAGAAACTACAAGTACTCCAGTTCAAGAAACAGTAAGGGAATTAGGTTTTTCCAAATCTTTAATCAATCAGTAA
- a CDS encoding GspE/PulE family protein, whose translation MKESYKTFINQLIKDKKISQSQQEEIFAKLENNNNFEHIINEYISKDGFASTLVDLYRRQRVDISSIENDFTQDIKEFLKLVSNRFKFTFYNLDSIDIDYRISEKTNLSQLKKFGAMPIKEDEINIYVAFKNPFDLNSQDAIQHIFNRKLLKIVVADPAQIDKYLSKVELNENIKGIINEIRKEISSSANDDSTNVSGILRLIEIILKTSITSRASDIHIEPTETNCIVRSRIDGMLTELFIFDKDIYPPMVSRIKLLSNMDIAERRKPQDGRFSAQILDKEYDFRISTLPVLNGESIVLRILDKSKVIISLDNLGMHPQNLAKFNTAIKSPYGIILVTGPTGSGKTTTLYAALNDLKSITTKIITVEDPVEYQLNMIQQVHVNEKVGLSFSSALRSILRQDPDIIMIGEIRDQETLRIAIQSALTGHLVFSTLHTNDAISSITRMIDMGIEPYLISGSIVCIEAQRLVRKLCPYCKQPINLPDATLQTIEKYLPQNYQFYKNVGCEKCSQTGYLGREMISEILPVGDKMSSLIASNASKDDLKHMAYEEGFIDMFHDGILRAARGITTYEEILRVAKT comes from the coding sequence ATGAAAGAGAGTTATAAAACATTTATAAATCAACTTATAAAAGACAAAAAAATCTCACAATCGCAACAAGAAGAAATTTTTGCAAAACTAGAAAATAACAATAATTTTGAACATATAATAAACGAATATATAAGCAAAGATGGGTTTGCTAGTACCCTAGTTGATTTATATAGAAGACAAAGGGTAGATATAAGTAGTATCGAAAACGATTTTACTCAAGATATAAAAGAATTTTTAAAACTAGTCTCAAATAGGTTTAAATTTACTTTTTATAATCTAGATAGTATTGATATAGATTATAGAATATCAGAAAAAACAAATTTATCTCAGCTAAAAAAATTTGGTGCAATGCCAATAAAAGAAGATGAGATAAATATCTATGTGGCTTTTAAAAATCCCTTTGATTTAAACTCGCAAGATGCGATACAACATATCTTTAACAGAAAATTGCTAAAGATAGTTGTAGCCGATCCAGCCCAAATAGATAAATATTTAAGCAAAGTAGAATTAAATGAAAATATAAAAGGTATTATAAATGAAATAAGAAAAGAGATCTCAAGTTCCGCAAATGATGATAGCACAAATGTTAGCGGCATATTAAGATTGATTGAAATTATATTAAAAACATCAATAACATCAAGGGCAAGTGATATACATATAGAACCAACAGAGACAAATTGCATAGTAAGAAGCCGTATAGACGGGATGCTAACAGAACTTTTCATATTTGATAAAGATATTTATCCTCCAATGGTATCTCGCATTAAGTTACTTTCAAATATGGATATAGCAGAAAGAAGAAAGCCACAAGATGGCAGATTTTCAGCTCAAATTTTAGACAAAGAGTATGATTTTCGTATCTCAACTTTGCCTGTTTTAAATGGCGAAAGTATAGTTTTAAGGATACTTGATAAATCAAAAGTTATAATTAGTCTAGACAATTTAGGAATGCACCCTCAAAATTTAGCCAAATTTAATACAGCCATTAAATCTCCTTATGGAATCATACTTGTAACTGGACCAACTGGTAGCGGTAAAACAACTACATTATACGCTGCACTAAATGACCTAAAAAGCATAACAACAAAAATAATCACAGTCGAAGATCCGGTTGAATACCAGCTAAATATGATTCAACAAGTTCATGTAAATGAAAAAGTTGGACTATCTTTTTCTTCAGCTCTAAGATCGATATTAAGACAAGATCCTGATATAATAATGATAGGAGAAATTAGAGATCAAGAAACATTAAGAATAGCTATACAATCAGCACTAACAGGGCACTTAGTCTTTTCTACATTACACACAAATGATGCAATATCGTCCATTACAAGAATGATAGATATGGGAATAGAACCTTATCTTATAAGCGGATCCATAGTGTGTATAGAAGCTCAAAGACTTGTTAGAAAATTATGTCCTTATTGCAAACAACCTATAAATTTACCAGATGCTACATTGCAAACCATAGAAAAATATCTTCCACAAAATTATCAATTTTATAAAAATGTAGGTTGCGAAAAATGTTCACAAACTGGATATCTTGGCAGAGAAATGATAAGTGAAATTTTACCAGTAGGCGACAAAATGTCTAGCTTAATAGCATCAAACGCTTCAAAAGATGATTTAAAACATATGGCATACGAAGAAGGATTTATAGATATGTTTCACGATGGAATTCTAAGAGCAGCTAGAGGAATAACAACATATGAAGAAATTTTAAGGGTTGCTAAAACATGA
- a CDS encoding type II secretion system F family protein, producing the protein MKIYEVEYISNNKKHKMKLSAVNKTQAMNIARKNGTVTKIGEIQSTSLSAQFEEGKDKILNFISGSKVKTPNLISCVRQLAVMINAGIPIVDSIKEIVASTEDKKLKNIFASVNEMLDNGQNFADSMEKYKDQVGDIVIAMIRLGESTGKLAESLNNLANILDDVWKNKQNVKKALRYPTFVIVSIAGAFTFLMLAIVPKFKAIFDELGANLPLPTILLLKIEYALSNYGIFILAGLFLAFVFAKHQYKTNDKFRASFDTFIVNKVYLIKNILFYSSMYRFNLIFGELINAGIPISKALNTATMTIPNFYINKRLSSVSTSIQNGKNFTQSIIETELYESMLIQMIKAGEMGGNLEEMMEKVTAYYKTKFDDIIENISSYIEPILIFAIAGMVVLLALGIFMPMWDLGSAVRS; encoded by the coding sequence ATGAAAATATATGAAGTAGAATACATAAGTAACAATAAAAAGCATAAAATGAAACTAAGTGCTGTAAATAAAACTCAAGCTATGAATATAGCTAGAAAAAATGGCACTGTAACCAAAATAGGCGAAATACAATCGACTTCATTATCTGCCCAATTTGAAGAAGGTAAAGATAAAATACTTAATTTTATATCTGGATCAAAGGTAAAAACACCAAATTTAATTTCATGTGTAAGACAACTAGCTGTTATGATAAACGCTGGTATCCCTATAGTAGACTCAATAAAAGAAATAGTAGCTTCTACAGAGGACAAAAAATTAAAAAATATTTTCGCATCTGTTAATGAAATGCTAGATAACGGACAAAATTTTGCAGATTCTATGGAAAAATACAAAGATCAAGTTGGAGATATAGTTATTGCTATGATAAGGCTTGGTGAAAGTACTGGTAAATTAGCAGAATCTCTAAATAATCTAGCAAATATACTAGATGATGTTTGGAAGAATAAACAAAATGTCAAAAAAGCCTTAAGATACCCTACTTTTGTTATAGTTTCTATAGCTGGAGCTTTTACTTTTTTAATGTTAGCAATAGTTCCAAAATTTAAAGCTATATTTGATGAACTTGGTGCAAATTTACCACTTCCAACCATACTTCTCTTAAAAATTGAATATGCCCTTAGTAATTATGGTATTTTCATACTTGCTGGATTATTTTTAGCTTTTGTATTTGCAAAACACCAATACAAAACAAACGATAAATTTAGAGCATCTTTTGATACATTTATAGTAAATAAAGTTTATCTTATTAAAAATATACTATTTTATTCTAGTATGTATAGATTTAACTTGATTTTTGGGGAGCTTATTAATGCTGGTATTCCTATATCTAAAGCATTAAATACTGCTACTATGACTATTCCAAATTTTTATATAAACAAAAGACTATCTTCTGTTAGCACATCTATACAAAATGGTAAGAATTTTACTCAAAGTATAATAGAAACAGAACTATATGAAAGCATGCTTATTCAAATGATAAAAGCAGGAGAGATGGGCGGTAATTTAGAAGAAATGATGGAAAAAGTAACAGCTTATTATAAAACTAAATTTGATGATATTATAGAAAATATATCAAGCTATATAGAACCTATTTTAATATTTGCTATTGCCGGTATGGTAGTTTTATTAGCACTTGGAATTTTTATGCCTATGTGGGATCTTGGATCAGCTGTAAGAAGTTAA
- the ribE gene encoding riboflavin synthase, with amino-acid sequence MFNGLIREIGKVTSYNQNILTLKSNLKPNLGDSISINGACLSVVKAFEGGFSVEISSQSKKMLALQNYKDRVHLEPAMKLGDSIDGHLLQGHIDGIGEIYAINKNSNGTDFFIKLPQELMKFTSPQGSIAIDGVSLTIAQTMQDSIRICVIPITMRDTLFGSFSIGRKVNIETDMFARYIYKIISNKNTTTWDDIDKIMSIY; translated from the coding sequence ATGTTTAATGGATTAATAAGAGAAATAGGCAAAGTTACAAGCTATAATCAAAATATATTAACATTAAAATCAAATTTAAAACCAAATTTGGGAGATAGTATATCTATAAACGGAGCTTGCCTTAGCGTTGTAAAAGCATTTGAGGGCGGATTTAGTGTAGAAATAAGCTCACAAAGTAAAAAAATGCTAGCCTTGCAAAATTACAAAGACAGAGTTCATTTAGAACCAGCAATGAAGCTTGGAGATAGTATTGACGGGCATTTATTACAAGGTCATATAGATGGTATTGGAGAAATTTATGCTATAAATAAAAACTCAAATGGAACAGATTTTTTTATAAAACTTCCTCAAGAGCTGATGAAATTTACCTCTCCGCAAGGAAGTATAGCCATAGATGGAGTTAGCCTTACTATAGCCCAAACTATGCAAGATTCAATAAGAATATGTGTAATACCCATAACCATGAGAGATACTCTGTTTGGCAGTTTTAGTATCGGCAGAAAAGTAAATATAGAAACTGATATGTTTGCAAGATATATTTATAAAATAATATCTAATAAAAATACTACTACTTGGGATGATATAGATAAAATAATGAGTATTTATTAA